TGGACAGAAcatcaatatataaatacacaaaCAAATATAATGGGAATTGGAGAACTCCCAtttatacaaacaaatataagtGGGCAAATTCAATACTCATAATAAATACACAAAGATGACTAAAACCATTATTAAACCAGATCCAGTATGCAGCATACAAGAAAAAGGGGGTATTTCAAGGAGTAGAACGAGAAGGTGGTGGAGAAAAGGAAGGAATAGAGGGGACTGCAGTTGGGATTGAGGGAATGCTTGGCAGAGGCGGCAGTCCTCTTGGCAATGTGGTAGGAAGTGGAGGAAGCGCCCCAGGGTTTGGGAGATTAGGGATAGATGGCAATGGCGGAAAAGAGAAAGGAATAGGGGGAATTGCAGTTGGGATTGTGGGGACTGAGGGAATGCTTGGCAGAGGGGGCAGTCCTGTTGGGAATGTGGTAGGAAGTGGAGGAAGCGCCCCAGGCCATGAGAATGATGGTCGGGATGGCGTTGGGAGATTAGGGAAAGATGGTAAACTTTGCGTTCGAGGCTGCTGCAGAAGGTGACGAGCTGCTACCCCAACATCAATGCTTGCAAATGACAAAGCAATCAAGAATGCTAAAGCAAAGCAATTGAAAGAGGCCATTTTTGTTCAAAGATTTCG
The nucleotide sequence above comes from Gossypium raimondii isolate GPD5lz chromosome 13, ASM2569854v1, whole genome shotgun sequence. Encoded proteins:
- the LOC105781316 gene encoding proline-rich receptor-like protein kinase PERK2, translated to MASFNCFALAFLIALSFASIDVGVAARHLLQQPRTQSLPSFPNLPTPSRPSFSWPGALPPLPTTFPTGLPPLPSIPSVPTIPTAIPPIPFSFPPLPSIPNLPNPGALPPLPTTLPRGLPPLPSIPSIPTAVPSIPSFSPPPSRSTP